From Grus americana isolate bGruAme1 chromosome 34 unlocalized genomic scaffold, bGruAme1.mat SUPER_34_unloc_2, whole genome shotgun sequence, the proteins below share one genomic window:
- the POLR1G gene encoding DNA-directed RNA polymerase I subunit RPA34, producing the protein MEGPVRFRCPPEFEAVAPTPLPRGSLGSPSTKLWLIRAPADFRPESLEGRTVPLDGCGQLQPDGDGDARLYGVRAVPGGAGSTLLLVSDSPAGPLACAPPLYGSLVITERFGPPPGIPVTVPTPDVPPAKRKKKKKKKKMTTTEPLEVPEVSTPGRAAPGEEGERGPGPPQDVALAPGELEVPKKKKKKKKHKRERPE; encoded by the exons GGCCGGTGCGGTTCCGGTGTCCCCCCGAGTTCGAGGCGGTGGCCCCCACGCCCCTCCCgcgggggtccctggggagccccTCCACCAAACTCTGGCTCATCCGCGCCCCCGCCGACTTCCGCCCCGAGAG CCTGGAGGGCCGCACGGTGCCGCTGGACGGCTGCGGGCAGCTCCAACCCGACGGGGACGGCGACGCGCGGCTTTACGGGGTGCGGGCGGTGCCGGGGGGAGCCGGCAGCACCCTTCTCCTGGTGTCCGACTCCCCCGCCGGCCCCCTGGCCTGCGCCCCCCCGCTCTACGGCTCCCTCGTCATCACCGAGAGGTTCGGGCCACCCCCCGGCATCCCAGTGACCGTCCCCACGCCCGACGTGCCGCCGgccaagaggaagaagaagaagaagaagaagaagatgaCGACGACGGAGCCGCTGGAGGTACCCGAGGTGTCGACCCCAGGGAGGGCAGCGCCCGGCGAGGAGGGGGAGCGTGGGCCAGGACCCCCCCAAGACGTCGCGCTGGCCCCCGGCGAGCTGGAGGTGcccaagaagaagaagaagaagaagaagcacAAACGGGAACGGCCGGAGTGA